The sequence below is a genomic window from Cryptomeria japonica unplaced genomic scaffold, Sugi_1.0 HiC_scaffold_221, whole genome shotgun sequence.
AaactattattaaaataatatatcaaaAAGGTAGTAAAATAAACTTGACAATTTTGCTTTCACATTTTGTAGGATTTCTCTCCTCTCTCCTAATTTTCTCTTTATATATCTCCATCTATATCTCTTTTATGTGTCTCTCTTTCTATATTTCCATTTTCATGTTGAATGGATTTTAAGAACAACAAactgaagaaaaataaaatataaaatttatagtaAAGAGGTACCTTCTCTTCAAAAGAACAAGCTAGATCTACTTTCATAGCCTTTTTTTTCTAAGAGTTTCTTTTATATATAAGTAATTTCTAATACATTTAGATCATGTATATCTTGATAGATAAAATTCTtctaatgaaatatttttcaaGAAACCAATGAATCATATTTTAGCACAATAAAAACTATGAACATTTCAGCTTATTGCAAGAGAGACTCATTTCTACGATCACAAAATCAAATTATTATCATGTTCAAACTAAAAATACTTTGAAAAATTCAACTCTATGCTAAAAAATCACTTAAAAGTAACTCTCATTGAAtcctttcaatttccattgtagaATTCCTCTCAACATTAATTACATAGTttcataattttattattattataaataattatttgtatataaatatcaatataattaataaatatttcaattgtgatatAAATAAagctaaatattaatattaattaattttatattaattaaatgcaTTTAAGACAATTAATTGTTCCATaacttatatttatttttttaaatttaattttaactaAAATCATTtgtttaataataaaaatatcttAACATCGTCTTGTTAAAGGCATTGGGGGTGTTGATACCATTAAAAAGAGATGGGAAACAAAATGAGTTGCCCCCCAAAGTGAGTGGTATAAACTAAATTTCAATGGAGCGACATGTAGCAATCTTGGGACATCGGGTGTATGTTGTGTAATTAGAGATTAGGAGGGTTTAATTAAAAGGGAAGTCTCTAGACCTTTGGCAAAAGGGACTAATAATGAACCTAAAATACAAGCATTCATAATCAACACGTGGCTATCTAGCCAACTAAAAAGCAACTCATAAAGaagagttttcaaaaaaaaaaaaaagtgtctccTTTGTATGGGTTGCTTTTTAGTCGGTTGGATACACCTTTCCATAATCAACCTCTAATTGAAACTAAAACGTGGTTTATCAAAGCTTAAAATTGAAGGTGATTTGACATTGGTGATAAATGTTATTCAAACAAAAAAAACTACACAGTTGGAAGTTAGAGACTCTATTTAATGAAGCTAGGCATTTGATGGCGCATTTCATAGAGTTCACAATGAAACATGTTTACCAAGAATCCAACGAAGCATTGACTCACTTTCCAATAGAACTATTACTAGTAGGTTCTAATTATGACGCTGATAGAATACATCAGCCCCATATTGTACATTATAAGACCACTGTATTATGTCGGCCCCGTAAACGACACTTCACTAGTGAGGATAGATGTCACATCAGCAAGTACACCCACTAAGCATTAATTTAAGAAGACATGGATTTTACTTAATACGATAGGTGTCAAAGTTTGCTTATGTGAGCATCATCCAATCAAACGGGGCTAGAGTGGTGGAGAATGTCCTTTCAAATTATGATCACAACTTCATCTTTTCACCTTCTCTATACTATGAGTTGGCCCGTATTATAATGTTGAGTCTCCCACCTCCAAATAATTATGATAATATTAGTGACCTTATAAAAGAATTTATGTAACTTCAAAACCCATATCTTATTTAATGAGATTTGACAAGGTTTGTCTATAAGAAGACGACGACAAAGTGTCCACATAAGACAATTACTTACCGACTCTGCTCTATGATTTGACCCCCACCTTTGGAGACGCCCTCGTGATTCACATTGACTCGGTGATAAATTAGTACCGTTGAATTTGAACTATAAAAAATTCTAAgcatgaagcatagaatgtgatacAAATACAAATTCTAAGTGACGTTTCTACTTCAGCCTAGAAGTTCTTTCCGTCGCTAACAATTTAGAGATGGAAAAGAGGGAAAAATCATGGAAAACTCTTTTCTTTGCACTTACAGTGTTTTCTCAACTGAAGAGCTATGGTGCTGCAATCGACGCTGGAGATACTCTTTCGTTGGGTGCCTCGCTTACTGGAACTCAGACAATAATTTCACAGAATGGCACATTTGAGTTGGGATTCTTCAGCCCAAATGGAAGCAACTGGTATATCGGAATCTGGTATGCCAAAATACCAGAGAAGACGATTGTCTGGGTTGGCTAACAGGGAGACTCCCGCCAGAAACAGGTCTGGCGTTTTGAAGCTGTCACGAGAAGGTAATCTGGTATTGTTTGATGCAGAGGGCGCGTCTATCCGGTCAGTCAACACAACAAAAAAGGCCTCCCGGGCTGTGATAATAGATTCTGGTAATTTTTTAATGCTGAAAGATGACAATAAATATGAAACTGTTTGGCAGAGTTTCGACAATCCTGTAAATACATGGTTGCCAGGGATGAGGTTTGGTGGACAGCAAAAGCTAGTCTCTTGGAAAAACCCAatggatcccactcctggccttttcTCCTTCCGCGCGGATCCGTCTGGGGCCAAGCAATTCGTGTTGACATGGAACAAATCTATACAGTACTGGGAAACCGGAACTTGGGACGGCAAAATTTTCAGTAAACTTCTAGAAATGGCAAACTTGGACAAGGGCGTCCATGTAAGGGCTGAAAGTAGAAACTCTGGTTTTTATACCAGTATTACATTGTTGCCTGAAATCAATGTTCTCCCACGTTTCGTCCTAACCAATTTAGGAGGACTGCAAATAAATGCTATTATTAGGGGCAGTAAATGGAACACATTCTGGTCTCAGCCCGCAGATGCATGCGCCGTATATGGTCTCTGTGGTGCTTATGGAACCTGCAACTCCAACAATCTTCACTTTTGCAGCTGCGTGGAAGGCTTCGCGCCCACAGACAATGGTGCCTGGGATTCCCAAGACTGGGGATCCAGTGGCTGTGTTCGACAGAGCCCATTAAACTGCGATGCCAAAAATGGCAGCACTGACAGATTCGTCGACCTTAATGTGACGTTGCCTAATGATTACACTTCCTCATAGTCTGCACCAACAAAGAAAGATTGCCAGAAACTCTGCTTCCACAACTGCTCATGCACTGCATTTACTTTCAGTCCGCCTTCAGGGCCTTGCCAACTCCGGTCAGGAGATGTGCTAAACATGCGCAACTCTCCTCCGTCGAAAAGCAGTTCAAATGTTTCCATCCGAGTAGGTGCTTCTGAACTTCCAACGAAACGCAAAAGCACAACTATTGTCGGCACAGTGCTTGGTATTGTTAGTGCTCTCGCCGTTGCTTTGGGTATCTTTTCAGTTTTCATCTGGCGAAGGCGTCAGACGGATAGGTACGCAGATTCCTCGGACTCTTTCCTCAGAATGTTTAGTTACAAGGAATTGAAGATTGCAACCAGGAATTTCAAGTCTCAGTTGGGGAGAGGAGGATTCGGTTCAGTGTTCAAAGGATCTCTACCAGACGGTACAATTGTGGCCGTAAAAAGAATGGAGTGTTCACGACAAGATGAGAAGCAATTCCGAGCGGAAATTAGTTCTCTTGGGAACATACATTATATGAATTTGGTAAGGCTTCGGGGATTTTGTGCACAAGGATCGAGACGGCTGTTGGTTCATGATTACATGCCCAACTGGAAGACTCGATTGGAGATCGCGTTAGGCACTGCAAGAGGGTTACATTATCTCCACGAAGAATGCAGAGATTGCATCATTCACGGCGATGTCAAGCCCGAAAACATTCTGCTGGACAGTAATTTGTCACCCAAGTTAGCGGATTTCGGGCTGGCAAGGCTTGTGGGTAGAGATTTTAGCCGTGTGCTGACCACCACAAGAGGAACGAGAGGGTATTTGGCTCCAGAGTGGATCTTTGGTCTTCCCATCTCTACCAAGGTTGATGTCTACAGTTTTGGTATGACGTTTTTGGAAATTATTTCGGGGGGAAGAAATATAGACTTAAACATGCAAGATTCAAGTTTGATTTACTTTCCCGCATGGGCTGTAACTCAAATTCAGCAGGGGAAGACAATTAATGTTGTGGAGAAGGATGTTGTAGAGGCGGCAGACATGGAAGAGGTGAGAAGAGCATGTGTTATAGTGTTGTTATGCATTCAAGAGGACGACGAAGTAAGGCCAAGCATGAGGCAAGTGGTGCAGATGCTAGAAGGAAAGATGGAGCCTCAACCTCCGCAGATTCCAAGCTATGCGTTTATGGACAAGCATGTAGACCAAAGCGACATTCACAGCTATGGAAGTTACAGTCACTCGGTACTGAGTGGTTTGCTAGTGTAGTTATTAGTTATTTAttgtattgcttctcacttggtatGGTATTAGAGTATTATATGATTTGTGTTACTGGAAGAATTTGTGAGAGGAAGTCTTCTTTATTTTAAAACATTAGATAACAGGGTTTTGTGTGGAGAGGTATCTATTCAAAGATTGTATTATTAGATGAGATTCACATTCACCCCCTGATATATGAATAgttttatttaataaagatttcttAATCAGTTAATACTATGTGTGTTTTAAAGTAATCATATATTAGCACTTTCAtcaaaaggaggtgcaatggttagGCTCAAAGTAAAATATAAGTTAAATAATATATTAGATTGTACAAATGAAAGAATGTGAAAACTGAATTTAATAGTGAATAATTTATAATATACCTTAATAAGCATAAAGCAATAGTTGAGATCTTCTTGATAAGTCCTCTAGAATCCTTCATTGTACAGTGTAGCTTTTCTATGATATAAAGAAACAATTAACTTATGAAATAGATTACACTAAATAGATTTGATCTTGATCATTAATGTGTCTTCTTTATTGATGCTAACCTTTTGAAAATGACATTGTTACAATTTGACCAAAATGAATATTTAAGAATgttatataataaaaattaactGAAGTAAATATAATTTCACCCTTTCCGAATTTACTACAGCTACTTTTCTGTGAGTAACTCACGACTTATGACCCGTAATGGGCGGCCATATTCGAAGGAAGTCAATTAACATGTGGAATTTTAAGTCGACATCAGCAAAAGTCCAGTCGCCTAAGAAAAAATGCAGAAAAAAATATTGGCATGTGTTTTGGGTTTGGCGTAATTCATTTATGTAAGGCCGAACTTCCCTGAGTTGCGTTTTAATTTTCCTCTATTTCACCAATACGGTGGCTAAGGAAGTCAAAGAATTTTTGTGGAATTTTATATGGCAAATAACAAAAGTCCAATCAAGTAAAGATGATATGCCAAAAAAAAATGGCGTGGTTTGGTTTGCATGGCGGGACTTTCCTAAGCCAGTTTCATACTTTGAATTAGCATTTTTTTATAGCACTCCATTTCGGAACTGATTTAACTTAATCAGCGACCAATCTTTTGCATCATGGAACTCAACGAGACCATTTATTCTTTTATTGGTTGTGGTGGAGACAAATAGATGTTTCTGGGTTGATCTATCTTCTAATAATAAGGTGGCAATGGATGTTAATATAAGGTCGCTATTGGAGTAAGTTAATGAATGATTGTATTGGAGAAATTTCATAGTGTTAatgaattatttattaatttatgagAGATTGATTATAGTTATGGTATTCGAGGACGATGGAGGATTGATTTATTGTAAAAGagaaacattttaatttttttgtgatctagagttcattatgttttgatctGTTAGTGATGTATAAATATCTGAACATGATGtctttaaatatataattatagatatataattttgaatttttggtATCAATGATGATAGGTACTAGTTAGATCCCACTATTATTAGCCTTGAAATGTGagaattcaaattttaaatgttaggagcataaaaatatcaatgagtttTTCTTAAGGTCAAAATCATAGTTATGATCTCGTTTAAGATGCATGTAGACAAATGGAATTTGAGTGAGATGCATTTTGAATACAAGAATGTGGCACATCATAATACATGATTAGATATTCAACCAATGAGCtcattaaaataatcaaattatgTGCTAAATTCATGCACCCAAAACCCCAACCCAGAGTAgtataaaataaaaaggaaaagggTTATTTTATGCATGTTTCTACTAGTCCATATCTTACCACATTGTAGCATTTGTGTGAAAATAAGTGTGCACGCATGCTAAAGTAGAAATATATGGAAAACTAAATTGTGATCAACAAAAACGAATCATGTCCACCAATTGTGTAACATTTTCAATGTTAGCTTTAACACAACAAGTTCTTGTGCAAAACATTATTGATCCACATGTCCATCATGCTCATAAACTTCACTTTCATGTTCAACAAATGAACAATCAACAAAAATTGCTAAAACAATTGTAAGTACCAAAATTTTCAATAGATTGAGCCATGTAAGATTTCAAGTGTGCACTTCTTTTCAAAGGGAGCTGAGAGGATTGGTACAATGACATGCAAATGAATCCTTCAAACCTTAAAAGATAAAATGATTAGATAGAATAAGGATCTcataaattcaataactaaatctAAAATGAATTAGGGATTCAAAATCTTGAGACAAAACAAAAATAGGTGTAGAAAATAGGACATACAATACATGAAATCCTAAATAAAGATATGGCCATGACACATAAGATTATAAAAAATATAAACCCTACTTAGGATTGAAATATTATAAAAGTATCATGAATTACATTTCCAAGTACCCTTATTATGTAGGAATGTAAGGCGCAACATAAAATGTGGGTAAGTGgatgtgaatgatgataaaaaaaaaaaagaggttaaATGTGGTCATGTTTTTGCATAAAATAAGCTAAATTTGAACGTGAATGAGCAATTCAAGATGTGTACACTCAAAGTTTAAATAGGTGAGTTTAGGATCATGATGGGCCAAACAATACCTCTAAGTGCTAAAAATAGACTTAAGTAACTTCACATGAAAATTTGAATTAGTTAtctacataatttaaaaaatatatagtaAAAGAATTTGTAGAGAAAGTTGAATGTACTTTTTGGGGtactctttaaaaaaaaatttggtgaAATTTGAAAAGAAGTTTGTATCTATATATGACTATTTCCATATAACCTCGAGAGAGAAAAACATATAAACAAGTGTTCAAAATCCACATGTAAGAGAATAGATAGACATACTATCAATATGGCATAAGATTTACCTCGGAAAAAACTTAGCCTCCAAAAGAATTTACATTCAATGTACTATCTCATGAACAAAGATTATAATACATCTATAAAGTATCCATGAATACCAAGGTTCAAGCATCAAGCTCTCTACATGCACTCCATGTGAGCAAGAGAATGTGTTTCATGCAACCCTACAATCCCAATCCATGCTTCATTTACTCTCATGTGCAACCTACATAAGATATTCCACTAAATAACCCCAACAAATACCCATGTGCTTATTTGCATAGTACGTGATTAATaccattgatgtaggagcatccccagctCACAGcaaccttgcatcaaccaaaaacattttcttttctgttttgttttctatttgcagtttcaattttcctaaCTGTGTGTCCCGGTTTGgatcaccggatcctgtggagttggattctacttgaagacttgatcatctttctttctttcaaaccacatcttatttggatcactttccggcaagatatcgctaccggtttccatgacagtttcttgttaccgattgttcctttATTTTTGGTTGCCCGAGacatattctggtgatctaccggaacccattttaaagcttgtggagccttgagcattgatatcgatgtttcttggcatgtggttgaccttctacatttcatcatttagattttccgaaggaatctctttgcggaggccaaccttgttcattttgcacgttaggtcttgttcttcaaattTCGAtccttttgggtcgactggatcctttggatcgatatatatatattgtaatcatgctttagaatgcaatcaattgaagatcaattagaatcaatcagagatagactgtgcctagaagatagatctttcgattcaaggtcctagtgtgacctattctaccaggcctgtgtgttggtatgttgtaacccagttggatgtaatcaaatttcatgcaataaaactatatgttttgcattgcctccatcatgtctgtgtgttttcgttgtgtttactcttgctaaacggtttggactgatctccttgaggtccatCCTCACTggtgacttcttcaagtggtattagagaaaaaTTATGTTCCGGAGGTTTCgtgtcctaaattttgttgtagggtggtggattgcggatccgacctgcaattgccaaaggactagcatgaatcaatggcgtgaagaggaactaggaatggtgaagtgtgtgggaatgtagaccctgttgtgatggagatgttgcaaggaatagcagcccaattagaagtcgtggagacagcccagagaagaggttaATATATTGACGATGTGAGAGAAGATGGAGGAGAAAAAGCCTCGATAGAATAAGTGAACCTATAGGtagttgatccggatgaagaaaggtttttaagggttttgagtagggaaaacactaaacctcattttaccccactggaatatgatgggaagttagattcagattaattgttggattggatctcggagatggagaagtattttgattttgaaaacactgtagaagagaggaaggtgaaatatgcttgtacccagttgaaaggtcatgcatctctttcgtgggagcacttgcaagttgataggcaaagaagaggtaaaaaaAAGATTAAGatgtgggataggatgattgctaagttgaaatcaaagtttgtctaAGCGagttatcaagtggatttgttctggaagttgcagaatctgagacagaaggaatctagtgtgaaggagtacactgaagcattttacaagttgaacatcagatccggacatgttgatgatgaaaatgaaaaaattgcaagatatttgagtggaatgtggatgtctatacaagatgaactgagtatgatcaaattggagactgttgaagaggcttaccaatatgcactaaagggtgaagagaaattgaacaaaatacatgagcagagacagagaggtagaggtggaaggtttaccgaaggaagatttcaaggaggaagaggatataccggaggaagaggaaccagtacagatcataacaaggacaaggaagtgagcaagtaaggtaattcatactagaaggatgatagaaatttctaccagaggagagaaccggatggttaccggaatcagaactttggaagacaagacaagagggcatttagaggaacctactttaaaTGTGGAGGATAAGGACACTATGCATTTGAATGCAAGAAGACAGAGGGTACTAGAAgagtagtagtggtggaagaaaaccccaccggattagacaataaatcagaagatggagaactgttgatgatgaggagagctttgtgtcataccggaggagat
It includes:
- the LOC131061765 gene encoding G-type lectin S-receptor-like serine/threonine-protein kinase At2g19130 yields the protein MEKREKSWKTLFFALTVFSQLKSYGAAIDAGDTLSLGASLTGTQTIISQNGTFELGFFSPNGSNWYIGIWETPARNRSGVLKLSREGNLVLFDAEGASIRSVNTTKKASRAVIIDSGNFLMLKDDNKYETVWQSFDNPVNTWLPGMRFGGQQKLVSWKNPMDPTPGLFSFRADPSGAKQFVLTWNKSIQYWETGTWDGKIFSKLLEMANLDKGVHVRAESRNSGFYTSITLLPEINVLPRFVLTNLGGLQINAIIRGSKWNTFWSQPADACAVYGLCGAYGTCNSNNLHFCSCVEGFAPTDNGAWDSQDWGSSGCVRQSPLNCDAKNGSTDRFVDLNVTLPNDYTSS
- the LOC131061766 gene encoding G-type lectin S-receptor-like serine/threonine-protein kinase At2g19130 gives rise to the protein MRNSPPSKSSSNVSIRVGASELPTKRKSTTIVGTVLGIVSALAVALGIFSVFIWRRRQTDRYADSSDSFLRMFSYKELKIATRNFKSQLGRGGFGSVFKGSLPDGTIVAVKRMECSRQDEKQFRAEISSLGNIHYMNLVRLRGFCAQGSRRLLVHDYMPNWKTRLEIALGTARGLHYLHEECRDCIIHGDVKPENILLDSNLSPKLADFGLARLVGRDFSRVLTTTRGTRGYLAPEWIFGLPISTKVDVYSFGMTFLEIISGGRNIDLNMQDSSLIYFPAWAVTQIQQGKTINVVEKDVVEAADMEEVRRACVIVLLCIQEDDEVRPSMRQVVQMLEGKMEPQPPQIPSYAFMDKHVDQSDIHSYGSYSHSVLSGLLV